From a single Sphaeramia orbicularis chromosome 4, fSphaOr1.1, whole genome shotgun sequence genomic region:
- the slc35a3a gene encoding solute carrier family 35 member A3a gives MASRLKYLSLGVLVFQTTSLVLTMRYSRTLQAEGPRYLASSAVVVAEVMKILTCVLLVFKEHSYSMRALNSVLRQEIAHKPIETLKLAIPSGIYTLQNNLLYVALSNLDAATYQVTYQLKILTTALFSVSMLGRRLGVYQWLSLLILMAGVALVQWPSESASAPEKEALSAGSQFVGVMAVLVACCSSGFAGVYFEKILKESKQSVWVRNIQLGMFGFVFGLFGMLAYDGERVRESGMFQGYNTITWTVVALQALGGLVIAAVIKYADNILKGFATSLSIILSTLISYFWLQDFDPTGVFFLGAILVIAATFLYGYEGKPSPNPSRA, from the exons ATGGCTTCCCGGCTGAAGTACCTCTCTCTGGGGGTGCTGGTGTTCCAGACCACCTCCCTGGTGCTCACCATGCGGTACTCCCGCACCCTGCAGGCCGAGGGCCCGCGGTACCTGGCCTCCTCTGCGGTGGTGGTGGCAGAGGTCATGAAGATCCTCACCTGTGTCCTGCTGGTCTTCAAGGAGCACA GTTACAGCATGCGAGCTCTGAACAGTGTCCTTCGTCAGGAAATTGCTCACAAACCAATAGAAACACTAAAGCTGGCGATCCCCTCTGGCATCTACACACTGCAGAACAACCTGCTGTATGTCGCTCTGTCCAACCTGGACGCAGCCACCTACCAG GTGACGTACCAGCTGAAGATCCTGACCACAGCACTGTTCTCCGTGTCCATGCTGGGCCGCAGGCTGGGGGTCTACCAGTGGCTCTCACTGCTGATCCTTATGGCTGGAGTGGCTCTTGTGCAG TGGCCCTCTGAATCTGCCTCGGCCCCGGAGAAGGAGGCCCTGTCCGCCGGCTCCCAGTTCGTTGGTGTGATGGCCGTTCTGGTGGCGTGCTGCTCTAGCGGTTTTGCTGGTGTTTACTTTGAGAAGATCCTGAAGGAGAGCAAACAGAGCGTCTGGGTCCGCAACATCCAGTTAG GGATGTTTGGGTTTGTGTTTGGCCTTTTTGGGATGCTGGCCTATGATGGAGAAAGGGTGAGGGAGTCTGGAATGTTCCAGGGATACAACACAATCACCTGGACCGTCGTAGCCCTGCAG GCACTGGGTGGTCTGGTCATAGCAGCGGTTATCAAGTATGCAGACAACATCCTCAAGGGCTTCGCTACATCGCTGTCCATCATCCTGTCCACTCTTATATCGTACTTCTGGCTGCAGGACTTCGACCCCACCGG CGTCTTCTTCCTGGGAGCTATTTTAGTCATCGCGGCCACTTTCCTGTACGGCTACGAAGGCAAGCCGTCCCCTAACCCCAGCAGGGCGTAG